One Vibrio penaeicida DNA segment encodes these proteins:
- a CDS encoding type II secretion system F family protein: MDLRTTIFLAFALAVSLIFAWFLIKMWDSLVAKFYTSQIIGSTKEEKRQLAIMNRLVEAFSFNHEENRQKLIAAGIYNEFVAKSYYLFKFIPFLLVFLSTLYGFFIGDLDFAEFFMIAGVALVLFLIGPDTYVAARAKKNVKHISSRLPFLLDLMNVCVHTGMTIESTLEFLSNEIATVDENLAFVLRRTTERARVVGLEKALAEFYDIVPTTEAQSFVMTLTQSLQYGSSVGPVLATLATDIREINMMDLEEKIGKMGAKMSIPLITFIMVPIVVLIAAPGILRMFSNG; this comes from the coding sequence ATGGATCTACGCACCACTATTTTCTTAGCTTTCGCGCTTGCTGTTTCCCTTATCTTTGCTTGGTTTCTTATCAAGATGTGGGATTCGTTGGTTGCTAAGTTCTATACCAGTCAAATCATCGGTTCGACCAAAGAAGAAAAACGGCAATTGGCGATCATGAATCGGCTGGTGGAAGCATTCAGTTTCAACCATGAAGAAAACCGACAAAAACTGATTGCCGCAGGGATTTACAACGAGTTTGTCGCCAAAAGTTACTACCTGTTTAAGTTCATTCCGTTTCTATTGGTGTTTTTAAGCACGCTTTACGGGTTCTTTATTGGGGACCTCGATTTTGCTGAATTCTTCATGATAGCAGGGGTCGCTTTAGTTCTATTTTTGATTGGGCCGGATACCTATGTGGCGGCGCGAGCGAAAAAGAACGTCAAGCACATCAGCTCACGATTGCCGTTTTTACTCGATCTGATGAATGTCTGCGTTCACACCGGTATGACCATCGAATCTACCTTGGAATTCCTGAGTAACGAAATCGCAACGGTGGATGAAAATTTGGCTTTTGTGTTGAGGCGTACCACCGAACGAGCAAGGGTGGTGGGGCTGGAAAAGGCGTTGGCAGAGTTTTATGACATTGTCCCTACAACCGAAGCACAGAGTTTTGTAATGACACTGACTCAGAGTTTGCAGTATGGCTCGTCTGTCGGGCCGGTACTCGCGACATTGGCAACTGACATACGTGAAATCAACATGATGGATCTCGAAGAAAAGATAGGAAAAATGGGCGCCAAAATGTCCATACCACTTATCACATTCATCATGGTTCCCATTGTTGTGCTGATTGCTGCCCCTGGAATTTTAAGGATGTTTTCAAATGGCTAA